A single window of Halobacillus naozhouensis DNA harbors:
- a CDS encoding GMC family oxidoreductase N-terminal domain-containing protein — protein MQKQDVIVIGAGGGGAVIAKELGEQGLHVLILEAGPWYGNKMWPHPNTEAGGVSSRCPNDLDVGLFKENYNRLENNMNNQITGKLRWGPANREHPPWNRSYQQRGFVWQNSGVGGTTQHYLANSPRAFPASIDSEWPLTYHELVPYYEKVEAELPVEFAPTTSKEELFYFGARKAGWDLLATLNVEAPGFRPQPNAILPPNANFLNPAYSEEQLSWMEGCTLAGHCINGCPIGPSVDKIAKRSTNVSYVPLALKTGNVEILPNTFSYNIITEYHPEEGLKAIGVKVRNTWTGVRDELFADCIIVAAGAIETPRLWLNSSLPVNQWVGRGLVNHQMDMVTGIFNEKDLLPILGCSEVNPFVGHTSGARLDHPGLGSIQTIGTSPGLMASFTYALGKSGATQSEQYGIQKGRVMGKELIELMGDYKSSLNILICTDDEVDIRNGVSVLTETPDENGPIPSIRYTPTTNTLRKKRKLVKIAADILLQARARKVIHSDWPDGMMIHIMSTMRMGYVVDQNCESFQVNRLFIADNSVLNNGLGSANPTLTTQAIAVRTAEQIYKKYF, from the coding sequence ATGCAAAAACAGGACGTGATCGTGATCGGGGCAGGTGGCGGCGGAGCCGTTATTGCAAAGGAACTTGGTGAACAGGGGCTGCATGTGCTTATACTGGAAGCTGGCCCATGGTACGGAAATAAGATGTGGCCACATCCGAATACCGAAGCAGGTGGCGTTTCCAGCAGATGTCCTAATGATTTAGATGTGGGGCTGTTTAAGGAGAATTATAATAGATTGGAAAATAATATGAATAACCAAATAACAGGCAAACTGCGTTGGGGGCCTGCCAACCGTGAGCACCCGCCCTGGAATCGATCATACCAGCAAAGGGGATTTGTATGGCAAAATTCCGGGGTGGGAGGCACTACTCAGCACTATTTAGCCAATTCGCCCCGTGCATTTCCAGCCTCAATTGATAGTGAATGGCCGCTGACCTATCATGAATTAGTTCCTTATTACGAGAAAGTTGAAGCTGAACTTCCCGTAGAATTTGCTCCCACTACCTCTAAAGAAGAGCTTTTTTATTTTGGAGCAAGAAAAGCCGGCTGGGATCTATTAGCTACTCTTAATGTGGAGGCTCCTGGATTCCGCCCGCAGCCCAATGCGATTTTGCCTCCCAATGCAAATTTTCTTAATCCAGCGTACTCTGAGGAGCAGCTATCATGGATGGAAGGCTGTACACTTGCGGGCCATTGTATAAATGGCTGTCCCATAGGCCCATCCGTTGATAAAATTGCTAAGCGTTCTACCAATGTCAGCTATGTGCCTTTAGCTTTAAAAACCGGTAATGTGGAAATCCTCCCTAACACATTTTCGTATAACATCATCACTGAATACCACCCTGAAGAAGGGCTAAAGGCTATTGGAGTAAAAGTGAGAAACACATGGACAGGGGTACGGGATGAATTATTTGCCGACTGCATTATTGTCGCTGCTGGTGCGATTGAAACCCCACGATTGTGGCTCAATTCCTCTCTGCCTGTTAATCAATGGGTTGGCCGGGGCCTAGTGAATCATCAGATGGATATGGTTACTGGAATTTTTAATGAAAAAGATCTGCTCCCCATACTGGGATGTTCTGAGGTTAATCCCTTTGTCGGCCATACATCAGGTGCCAGGTTAGATCACCCCGGATTAGGATCTATTCAAACCATTGGAACCAGCCCAGGGTTAATGGCAAGCTTTACCTATGCGTTAGGAAAATCAGGAGCAACGCAGTCGGAACAATATGGTATTCAAAAAGGACGGGTAATGGGGAAAGAATTAATAGAGTTAATGGGAGATTATAAATCCTCTCTTAATATCCTAATTTGTACGGATGACGAAGTTGATATAAGAAACGGCGTCTCGGTTTTAACCGAAACTCCTGACGAAAATGGACCCATCCCATCGATACGCTATACTCCGACCACAAACACACTAAGAAAAAAACGAAAATTAGTAAAAATCGCAGCAGACATTCTCCTTCAAGCTCGGGCAAGAAAAGTGATCCATTCAGATTGGCCCGACGGTATGATGATTCATATCATGAGTACTATGAGAATGGGTTATGTTGTTGATCAAAACTGTGAATCATTTCAAGTCAACCGATTGTTTATAGCAGATAACAGTGTCCTGAACAATGGACTGGGTAGTGCAAATCCAACGTTAACCACTCAAGCTATAGCCGTAAGGACTGCCGAGCAAATCTATAAGAAATACTTTTAA
- a CDS encoding phosphoglycerate dehydrogenase — translation MGTVTVNQVNTIKTFNNIAQRGLDVFDKVNYTIDNESQSPDAIVARSYNMHNMKFDKNLKAIARAGAGVNNIPVEDCTERGVVVFNTPGANANAVKEIVLTSLMALSRNLFSGVSWAKTLKGKGEEIPSLVETGKKQFIGQEIKGKTLGVIGLGAVGSLVANDALDLDMDVIGFDPFISVNTAWNLSRNVQRAMSMQELFAYSDYITVHVPLTKDTKDMFNEETFNTMKQGVNILNFSRGGLVNEEDMAAALESGKVGKYVTDFPNENILEMKNAIPLPHLGASTKESEENCAIMAARQVQDFLDTGNIKNSVNFPNASLPYTGKRRVTAYHQNVPNMVGQITSALSNYNLNIADMVNRSREGYAYTMIDIDNEVNGDVLPELADNIEGIEGMVSVRII, via the coding sequence ATGGGCACGGTAACGGTAAATCAGGTAAATACGATCAAAACGTTTAATAACATTGCACAGCGTGGCTTGGACGTATTCGACAAGGTGAATTATACAATAGATAATGAGAGTCAAAGTCCTGACGCGATTGTTGCTCGCAGCTATAACATGCATAATATGAAGTTTGACAAAAATCTAAAAGCCATTGCAAGAGCAGGGGCTGGTGTCAATAATATTCCCGTTGAAGATTGCACAGAACGTGGAGTCGTCGTGTTTAACACACCGGGTGCTAATGCGAATGCTGTAAAAGAAATTGTGCTGACCTCATTGATGGCATTATCTCGTAACCTATTTTCAGGTGTATCCTGGGCCAAGACGTTAAAAGGAAAAGGTGAAGAGATACCGAGTCTTGTGGAAACGGGTAAGAAACAATTTATCGGGCAAGAAATTAAGGGAAAGACTCTGGGTGTCATCGGTTTAGGAGCGGTTGGTTCTCTCGTAGCAAATGATGCACTGGACCTCGATATGGATGTGATCGGGTTTGATCCCTTTATTTCTGTCAACACAGCCTGGAATCTTTCACGCAATGTACAACGCGCGATGTCCATGCAGGAGCTGTTTGCTTATTCTGATTACATTACTGTTCATGTCCCATTAACGAAGGATACTAAGGACATGTTCAATGAAGAAACATTTAACACGATGAAACAAGGTGTAAACATTTTAAACTTTTCACGCGGCGGTTTGGTGAACGAAGAGGATATGGCTGCTGCCCTTGAAAGTGGTAAGGTTGGTAAGTATGTGACTGATTTTCCGAATGAAAATATCCTGGAAATGAAAAATGCGATTCCGCTTCCGCATCTTGGTGCCTCCACTAAAGAATCAGAGGAAAACTGTGCCATTATGGCGGCGCGTCAGGTTCAGGACTTTCTGGATACAGGAAACATTAAAAATTCAGTAAACTTCCCAAATGCATCTCTTCCTTATACAGGGAAGCGGCGTGTGACAGCATATCACCAAAACGTTCCAAATATGGTGGGTCAAATTACGTCTGCTTTATCCAATTACAACTTGAACATCGCTGATATGGTGAATAGAAGCCGAGAAGGTTATGCCTATACGATGATTGATATTGACAATGAAGTAAACGGGGATGTTCTTCCTGAATTAGCAGATAACATTGAGGGGATTGAAGGGATGGTTTCGGTCCGGATTATTTAA
- a CDS encoding AraC family transcriptional regulator, whose product MDSVKSMNEAIDYIEEHLLDTIDLKETARRAFCSEYHFSRMFSFLAGVSLSEYIRRRRLTLAAFELKNSSGKVIDIALKYGYNSPDSFARAFYNVHGLTPSEARKNGHSLKAYPRMTFQLAIQGGEEMNYRIEEKQPFRIVGTKKRVPIIFQGENPEIAAMWKTLNEETIRKLKDLSNVEPEGLIQASTNFSEGRMEEKGELDHYIGSATTKEAPENFDQLEVPATTWAVFEAVGPFPETLQNVWGRIYSEWFPSSTYEQTEGPEMLWNEHMDVKSSTFTSEIWIPVVKKV is encoded by the coding sequence ATGGATTCGGTTAAGAGTATGAATGAAGCCATTGATTATATTGAAGAACATCTTCTGGACACCATTGATTTGAAGGAGACGGCGAGAAGGGCGTTTTGTTCTGAGTATCATTTTAGTCGGATGTTTTCGTTTCTTGCCGGTGTTTCGTTATCGGAATATATACGCCGCAGACGACTGACTCTGGCGGCATTTGAGCTCAAAAACAGCTCGGGAAAGGTTATCGATATAGCGTTGAAATACGGCTATAACTCACCAGATTCTTTTGCCCGCGCATTTTACAACGTTCACGGCCTTACACCGTCTGAAGCTAGAAAAAATGGCCATTCTCTCAAAGCTTATCCGCGAATGACCTTTCAATTAGCCATTCAAGGGGGAGAAGAAATGAACTATCGAATCGAAGAAAAACAGCCATTTCGGATTGTGGGCACGAAGAAAAGGGTTCCGATTATTTTTCAGGGTGAGAATCCGGAGATCGCAGCGATGTGGAAAACGTTAAATGAAGAGACAATTCGTAAACTTAAGGATCTTTCTAACGTCGAACCTGAAGGATTGATTCAAGCATCGACGAATTTTTCTGAGGGCAGGATGGAAGAAAAGGGGGAGTTAGATCATTATATCGGCTCCGCTACAACTAAGGAAGCGCCGGAGAACTTCGATCAGCTTGAAGTCCCGGCAACGACGTGGGCAGTATTTGAGGCGGTCGGTCCGTTTCCTGAGACGCTGCAAAACGTGTGGGGACGCATTTATTCGGAATGGTTCCCGTCCTCCACCTACGAACAAACAGAGGGACCTGAAATGTTGTGGAACGAGCATATGGATGTCAAGTCCTCAACTTTTACAAGTGAGATTTGGATCCCCGTTGTAAAAAAAGTATAA
- a CDS encoding DinB family protein, protein MNVLIEQYNWIRCTREKLFHYCETITPEDYTCELDQFGWGSIRNLHVHVAECYQSWLGNFGLEKGLSLATPDLVSNVGEMRRIFEKVDRLVIEFLEKFEGQWNLGISGSVPWHDEEEELTPLWLYTHAATHEFHHKGQIVAMSRQLGYTPDDTDLIEP, encoded by the coding sequence ATGAACGTTTTGATAGAACAGTATAATTGGATTCGATGTACGAGAGAAAAACTATTTCATTATTGTGAAACGATAACCCCAGAAGATTATACGTGCGAACTTGATCAATTTGGCTGGGGATCCATACGTAATTTGCACGTACACGTAGCGGAATGTTATCAATCCTGGCTTGGGAACTTTGGCCTTGAAAAAGGTCTTTCGTTGGCGACGCCGGACCTTGTGAGCAATGTGGGGGAGATGAGGCGGATTTTTGAAAAGGTAGACAGGCTTGTTATTGAGTTTCTTGAGAAGTTTGAAGGGCAGTGGAACCTTGGTATTTCAGGGTCTGTACCATGGCATGATGAGGAAGAAGAGCTAACTCCTCTCTGGCTTTACACTCATGCAGCTACTCATGAATTTCACCACAAAGGGCAAATCGTAGCGATGAGCAGGCAGTTAGGGTACACCCCGGATGATACCGATCTAATCGAGCCGTAA
- the serC gene encoding 3-phosphoserine/phosphohydroxythreonine transaminase, whose product MERIYNFSAGPSILPLPVLERAQRELVNYADSGMSVMELSHRSELFTEIITEAERLLRELIGIPKNYKVLFVQGGASQQFAMVPMNLLNKSGKADYVNTGSWSKKAIKEAEKYGDIRVIASSENAKFTHIPTVDSSMIDREADYVHITTNNTIEGTAFHDIPDTGEVPLVADMSSNILSEELDVSQFGLIYAGAQKNIGPAGLTVVIIREDLIGKTPENCPAMLNYETHSDSGSLYNTPPTFGIYMAKLVFEWLKQAGGLKEMERMNRDKAQILYDSIEKSDLFTSPVDKGSRSIMNIPFVSTSAEADAAFIKEAKAKGLETLKGHRSVGGMRASLYNAMPIEGVESLVTFMEEFEHKYK is encoded by the coding sequence ATGGAGAGAATTTATAATTTTTCAGCAGGTCCTTCCATACTGCCACTGCCAGTATTAGAGAGGGCGCAACGGGAATTAGTGAATTATGCTGATTCAGGCATGTCTGTGATGGAGTTAAGTCACCGGTCTGAATTATTTACAGAAATTATTACGGAAGCAGAGCGGCTGCTTCGGGAACTAATCGGGATCCCGAAGAATTACAAAGTATTATTTGTGCAAGGCGGAGCTTCACAGCAGTTTGCCATGGTGCCCATGAATCTTCTTAATAAAAGTGGAAAAGCGGATTATGTCAATACAGGGTCATGGTCGAAGAAGGCGATTAAAGAAGCTGAGAAATATGGTGATATTCGCGTCATCGCTTCTTCAGAAAATGCGAAATTTACGCATATACCGACTGTCGACAGCAGTATGATAGATCGAGAAGCCGATTATGTTCATATTACGACGAATAATACCATAGAAGGTACAGCTTTCCACGATATTCCTGATACGGGAGAAGTGCCACTTGTAGCGGATATGTCATCTAATATTTTATCTGAGGAATTAGATGTCTCTCAATTCGGACTGATTTATGCGGGGGCGCAAAAAAATATTGGTCCTGCTGGCCTGACCGTTGTGATTATTCGCGAAGATTTAATCGGGAAAACTCCAGAAAACTGTCCGGCCATGCTCAATTATGAAACGCACAGTGACAGCGGATCTTTATATAATACGCCGCCGACATTTGGAATTTATATGGCAAAATTGGTTTTTGAATGGCTCAAGCAAGCTGGCGGGCTTAAGGAAATGGAGCGTATGAACCGTGATAAAGCTCAAATCCTTTATGATTCCATTGAGAAGTCAGATCTGTTTACTTCTCCTGTAGATAAGGGCAGCCGTTCGATCATGAACATTCCATTTGTCAGTACGTCGGCTGAGGCAGATGCTGCTTTTATTAAGGAAGCTAAAGCGAAGGGGCTTGAGACGTTGAAAGGCCATCGTTCTGTAGGCGGCATGCGTGCCAGCCTTTATAATGCGATGCCGATAGAAGGAGTCGAATCATTGGTTACGTTTATGGAAGAATTTGAACATAAATATAAATAA